GCGCCGGGGGAAAAGTGCTCCTGGATTCTCCTGGATTCCGGGTCTCGCGGTGCTCGTCCGGAATGACGGTTCCGCCGTGTTCGTCATTCCAGCGAAAGCTGGAATCCAGGGGAGAGGAGAAGGGTCGCTAGTAGTCTGTCAGTTTGAATGTGAGGGGCTGTCATTCCGAACCAGAACGAAGTGAAGGTGAGGAATCTCGTGTTGGCCCTACCTTCTTGAGATTCCTCGTCGCGGAGTTTACCCCGAGCGAAGTCGAGGGGCCTTTCAGTAATGACATCCCTCAGAATCCCCTGGACGAAGTCCTAGGCTTACCGACCCGGGAAATGCGGCGGTCGCCTCTCGACAAAATGCGCTACGCCTTCTTTGAAGTCTTCACTGCTCAAACTCTCTGCCACATCCGGGATCGACGCATGCAGCGTCGCCCCGAAATCCAGATTCTGTGCCCGGAAGAGCTGGTTTTTCATCACCCGCATCGAGCGCGGTGAGACCATCGTCGCCAGTTCCAGGGCATAGGCGCGGACTTCTGACATGAACGACTCGGGAGCAAAGACTTTGTTGACCAATCCCATCTGCAACGCTTCTTCCGCTGTGATTTTGCGGGCCGACAAGAGCAGGTCCATTGCATTAGGCAAGCCCACAATACGGGGAAGAATCCAGTCGATGCCATGTTCCGCCACCAACCCGCGTCGCGCAAAGGCCGTGGTAAAGACGGTCGCCTGTGAGGCGAAACGAAAATCGGCGTACAAGGCTACGACCAAGCCGACCCCAGCCGTCGGCCCGTTCAGCGCGGCAATAATGGGCTTGGGCACGGTCGGGAAATAGGCATGGCGATAAGAGAACGCTTGCGGCAGATCCAGTCCGCCTTTGATCGGACCTAACGCATACGCTTCCGCCCGCATGACGGCTAAACGCTCGCTAGGGGAGCTGCTCTTGGCCGTACTTTGGCTGGCGTTATTGAGCCCGGACATGTCGGCACCAGAGCAGAAGCCCCGCCCTGCCCCGGTCAGGATAATCACCCGCACCGCCTCATCCGCCGTTGCCTCGGTCATTGCGGCGCGAACTTCGCGCTCCATCACCGGTGTCCAGGCGTTTAAGCGATCCGGTCGATTCAGCGTCACCGTCGCAATCCGGTCTTGCACCTCATACAGAATTTGTTCGTACGACATAGCTCCTCCGTGGTGCCAGCTACGACTGGCGCGGCTCGACGACGAAGTCGCCTAAATTGGCTGTGCGTGTCATTTCGTAGTAGGTCGCGTTGCGATACGGCGAGTTCACGACGATCCTCCCGCGCGCGTTGCGATAGTAGGTCTCCATGCCGGGATGGGTCCAGACCATGTTGGCGTGCAACTCATCAATGCGCTCGTTGTAAGCGTCGTGCACGTCTTGGCGACATTCGACGGCACCGAGGCCCTGCGTCAACATCTTTTTCAACACGTCCATAATGTAGCGCATCTGCATTTCGACCACGAAAATAAGGCTTCCACCGTGGCCCGGCTGCAGGTTGGGTCCGTACATGCAGAAGAAGTTCGGAAAGTCGGGAATGGTCATGCCGAGGTACGCTTTCGCGTTGTCATCCTCCCACACGTCACGGAGCCTGCGACCCGAGCGACCTCGCATCTCGAAGGCCGTGAGGAAGCGTAAGACGTCGAACCCGGTGGCTACGATTAGCACATCAGCTTCGTGCTCCGTGCCATCTTTGGTGATGACTCGATCAGGGCCGATCTCGACGATGGGGTCGGCCACGAGTTTCACCTTCTCGTTGCGCAGCATGCGGTACCAGCCGTTGTCCATCAGCATGCGTTTGCCGAACGGCGGGTAGGTGGGAACGACTTGATCTAGCAGTTCGGTCTTGTCGCCGATCTCCGAGACGATGTACTGCGTGAAGTAGCCGCGATGCGAGTCGTTGGCTTTGTTCAGCGACCGGTCGGCGTACGGCCAGTTGGGGTCCTTCTGTAGGGTCGCGTGGACCCGGTCGCCAAACGTCCACGCGAGGCGTACCCGGTACCACGCCCGATAGAGCGGCACCTCGCGCAGCAGGAAGCGCATCGCTTCCGGGATCGGCTTGCGGAATTGCTCATTGGGCGCCACCCAATGTGGCGACCGTTGGAAGATCGTGAGCGACTTGACAATGTGCTGAATCTCGGGACCGGTCTGCATGGCGCTCGCGCCGTTGCCGATCATCGCCACCCGCTTTCCCGTGAGATCGACCTCGGCCGGCCATTCCGCCGTGTGAAAACGCGGCCCCGCGAAGCGCTCGAGCCCTTTAATGTCGGGCATCTTGACCGGGTTGAAGATCCCCACCGCACTGATGAGGATGTTGGATTGTAGCGTCTCGCGCGCACCGTCTGCGCGCCGAACGGCAACCTTCCACTGTTGGGTCTCATTGTCGTAGTCAGCTGACTTGACCTCGGTCTCGAAGCGGATGTGCGGTCGCAGGTTGAACTTCTCGGCGACATGTTCCAGATAGGCGTGGAGTTCGTCGCGTAGCGCGAAATACATCGTCCAGTCGTAAGGGGCAAACGTATACGAGTAGAGATGGTTGGGGGTATCGACACCCGCGCCGGGATAGCGATTGTCTCGCCAGATCCCTCCCAACGTCGTGCTCTTTTCCAGGATGGTGAAGGGGACGCCGGCCTGCTGGAGCTTGATCGCCGCGCACAAGCCCGAGACCCCGGCCCCGATGATGAGGACGGCAAAGCCGTCCGGGACAGGGAGCTTCTCTGCGACGTCGTTTTGAGCCAAAGGAAGATCTGCCGCGATGATCGGGTCGTATTCGGTGGGAACTGCCTCCGCCACCGCCCAGCTCAGCATCTTGCGCCGCAGTTCCTGAGAGGGCTCGGGAATTGCCACCGGACGACCGGCTCGCCAAGCCAAGATGGCATCAAGCGCCGCTTTACGGACCTTGGCCTGAAGCGGCTCCGGCAGCCCGCCGGTGTCGTTGTCATTCATGCCTCGGGCGCGCGCGATCTGGTACGGCTCCTCCAACCAGTGCAGTTCCCCGGTCAGCTGTACCAACACCATCAGAAGTGTCGGGATGTTTGCCGTCGAGATCGCTTCGGCGAAGCGCTGCGCTTCCCCGTGGCCGTTCGTGGTGTGTTGCTCTTGCATAGTCATCCTCTCTCTGCCGCAGCTATCGCGACGATAAAAATAGGGGGCAAAGCTATCCTGGGCTCATTTCCCGGTCAAGAACTTGAGGGAAAATCCGGCGAATAGGTTTTCGGGTGTCACGGGCAGCAAGCTGCCCGTGGCCTTCAGATGTAGCCCGAAGCGAAGGGAATCGCATCCGGGCAACCGTGTTGGAAGGAAATGTCCCGCTACTTCGCCAACGCAGCTGCGGCAGCAGGGCGAACATCAACAGGCTGACGACGGGTACGAGGTTGCCAGCCCTTGATCTCCGGCGCGACTTCCTTGGCGAAGAGGCGCATGTTCTCTTCTACGTCGGCGTACGGCGTGCCGTCATAGCTGAACGCGCCGTTGACCTCGAAATCGCCAATCACCTCGCGGCGATGGCGCAGGGCCGCTGCGATCATGTCAGGCGTGCCCCATAGGTTCGAGCTGATGAATTCCTCGATGACGGCAGCGTGCCCGGCAGCGTTGATCTGCTCGGCCGCCTTGGCGTAGTGCTGGTACGAGGCTCCGGTCGTGGCGAAGTTGGCGGCGTCGTCCATGCGATAATGCTCCATCAGCGACCAGTAGTAGCCGGTAATGCCGCGACGCGCGACCTCTTCGGCCTTCTTGCGCGTGGGGAAACACGCCACAAAGTCCACGATGCTGATCGGCGGCGCTTCTTCGCCATGGTTATGCTGGCGGTACTCGGCCCGGTACGCTTCGAGCTGCGGTGCCATTTTCTCCCACGCCGTTTGCGAGAACATCATCGACCCGAGTCCGAGCGACGCGGCGACCGAAAAGGACTCTGGCGACATACACACCATGTAGCGGCGGCCCTTGAAGCTCTTGAACGGACGCGGGCGAATCTCCACGCGCGCTTGCTGGTAGTACTTGGTATTGGCTTCGACGACGCCGGTCTCTAACCCCTGCACGACGATGGCGGCGGCTTCATTAAACCGGTCGCGCGCTTCGGCCATGTCCACGCCGAACCCGGCGTATTCCCGTCGCGACAGCCCGCGCCCAAGGCCGAGGACCGCGCGCCCATCAGACAAGTGATCGAGGAGGACCATCTTCTCAACCACCCGCATGGGATTGTTCCAGGGCAGGATGATGGCCCCGGTACCGAGTTCCATGCGTTCGGTGCGGGCGGCGATGTAGCTGAGGTATTGCATGTTGTCCGGGCATATCGAGTAATCGAAGAAGTGATGCTCGACCGGCCAAATGATATCGAACCCCATGCCTTCGGCATCGATGAGCAAGCGCGTTTCATGTTTGTACATGTCGCGATCGGTGTAATCCTTGTGCGCTGGAAAAACGTTTTGGATACCTACTTTCATGATGACTCCTTTCTAGATCTTATCGTCACAGCGATCTTACAGAACGAATCGAAGAATGGGAGAGGGGGAGAAACGGAGAATAAGAGAAAACAACTTTCTTTCTCCGATTCGCCGGCTCCCCGTTTCTCCGACTCTGCCCGCTGTCAAGGCAGCGCTCAACTACAGGTTACGCCGACCGCCCACTCCGCAAGAGCTTGCCTGGGACGGCACCGGTGCACTTGCCATCTTCAAACGTCACGCCGCCGTTGACCATGATCCAGCGATAGCCTTGCGCCTTTTGCACCCGGCGCCATTCGCCAGCGGGCAAGTCGTAAGCGATCTCGATCGGGAGGGCTTTCAGATTATCGAGATCATAGACGACGATATCCGCCGCCAGTCCTTCACGCAGCGTCCCGCGATCCTTGAACTGCGCGGCATGGGCCGGCAGGGTGCTCAGACGGAAGTGCGCTTCCTCTAACGTGAGCGTGCCGGTGTCGCGCACCAACCAGCTCAGCATGTCCGTGGGATAGACGCCCAACGTAAGAAACTTGATGTGCGCCCCGCCATCGGAGACACCGGGGATTGAGGCGGGAGAGCTGAGCATCTCGCCGTGCACGCGCGGGTCGCTGTTGACCACCGGCCCCAACCACTCGGTTTCGAGATTGTCGGCTACGGAAATGTCGAGGATGGCGTCGATGATGTGTTTGTGCTCGCGTTTGGCAATCTCCTCCACCGACAAGCCCAGATACTTTTCGCGCAGGTCGGCGTGCTCAATCTTGATTGCAATATACTTGTGCAATTCCCCGAAGATGAAGTCGCGAGTCGGCGTGCCAGCGTCGTATTCGGCACGCACGGTTTTGCGGAACTCGGAGTTCGCCAGCTTCGCCCGCTTCTCCTCGACCGTACCGAGCGTCGCTTCACGCCAGGCCGCATTATCGTCGAAGAGGTTCCAGTCCTTGAAGTTGATGATAAACGGCGCGCGCACCGAGGCGGCCTGTCCGTACACCGGAATGCCCTTGGCCACCATGTCGTTGAGCCATTTGAGCTGGAGTCGCATCGGTTCGACGATCTTTTCATGCGCCACGAGAGCGTTATAGATGACCGAGTGGCCGCTCTGCTCCGCCAGCTGGGTGCTGAAGTTCATGTCGCGGTGCATACCAACGCCTTGATCGCTCGAGGTCGCGCTCGACTGGGTAATCTGAATGAAGCCGGCGTCATAGTCCTGCAACGCCCGCGCCATCGCCAGATAGAAGTCATCGGGCAGGATATCCGAGATCATCGGCGAGCCGTCGTAATCGCGCTGCACCGAGGCCGTGCTCTCCGGGAACAGGCGTTGCGCGCCCCAGCCGATCGCACCCGCCCGCATCGCTTCGTGGAACAGCCGAATCGAGGTTTGCACTTCCTTCGCGTTGGGCAGCCGTTTCTTCGCTTCGGTAAACCCGCCCATGGCGTAGGCGACCAAGGGTGTGACAGGCACGAGCTGGGAGAGATTGATCCCTAACGGGAGCCGGTCGAGATGATCCATCCATTGCGCGAAGGTCTCCCACTCGGGTGCCATCGAGACTTTCATCGGCTCCAGCGGAATCGCTTCGTTGCGCGACAGCGACAGCAACGCCCGCTCGAAATCTTTAGGATACACTGGGGCGAAGCCGAAGCCGCAGTTACCGATCGTCACGGAAGTGACACCATGCCAGCCGCCGATCGAGCAGTACGGGTCCCAATGCAACTGCGCGTCGTAGTGGGTGTGGAGATCAATGAAGCCCGGCGCGACAATGAGCCCGGTCGCGTCGAGCACCTTAGTGGCGTCACTGCCGTGCAGCCGACCGATCTTGGCGATCTTGCCGTTCTTGATGCCAATATCGGTCTTGTAGCGCGGCACCCGCGTGCCATCGACCACCGTGCCGCCTTTAATAATAGTATCGAACTGTGCCATACAACCCTCCTTAGTGTCGTTTCGATTATGACCGAGATAAAGATTTTCCCATGGAAAGCACATAGCCGTCCGCCGATCCCTCGTCAAGAGAAATCTTTTCTGTTAGAAATCTTTTTTGTGGTGCAAGAAAAAGACGTTTCCGTAAGAGCCTGAGGAGAACCATGGCATCTGTCGCATATAAACCGAGCGCGGAGGAGAATTCCGCCGCCATCTTATTAGAATTCTTCTACCCGTTTCATTACAAAGGCGGGATGGCGCTCGAAGACGCCTTGCGCTGCGGGCAGCTCTCGCGCAAGCAGGTGGCGATTCTGTGGCTCATCCGTGCCGAAGGCGAGCAGGGGAAGCGCATGCGCCGCAAAGATATCGAGCGGTCGATCCAGACTTGGTTCGAGGTGAGCAGTTCGGCCATCACCAAAGCCCTGCGGAGCATGGCCCGTCCGCCGCTGAGTCTGGTGCAAATCCTCGAAGATCCGCAGTCGGCCCGCGAAAAGCAAGTGCTGCTGACGCCGAAAGGGGAATCCTTTCTTGGCACGATGGTGACAGAGGGACAAAAGTTTCTGCAGAAGATCCTGGAGCAGCTCACCCCCAAGGAAGTGAGCAGCGGTATTCACTTCCTGGAGCGTTCGATTGCCGCCCAGGAACATATTCTTTCCCAGAGTCCGGGGCGGAACGGCAAAAAACGATAGCCTTCCGTGGAGGGCTGCCGTCACTGTCGGAACAGTCTCTTTATTGCAGCACAAACCCGTCGTAGCCCTTGGCCGCCGCTTCTGCACACTTTTTCCGATACGCCGGGGCAGGAAGAGGATTGAGGAGGACAGCACGGGCCTTCCCAGGGATATTCGTTCCCATAAACCACGCCGATTTGGCCTTCGTAAAGATCGAGCCGGCAGCCACCTTGTTGATGTACTCTATCCACGCGTCTTCCACCTGCGGCGTGGGGGCTATGCTCTTAAAGCCCTTCTCGTGCACATAGCGGATGGCGTCGGTAATCCATTCGACGATCGACTCGGCGCAGACGGTGTAGTTGCAGAACGCAGTATTGATGGCAGTGAAGAGGTTCGGGAAGCCTGCGGTTTGCAACCCCAGGTAGTTGCGCGGCCCATTGGCCCACTTGTCCTTGATGGTTTGGCCCCCTTCGCCGCAGATGTCGATCCGCGTCAACGATCCAGTCACGGCGTCAAACCCCGTGGCATAGATGACGACGTCGAATTCGTACTCCTTCTCAGTGGTCTTGATGCCTGTG
Above is a window of Deltaproteobacteria bacterium DNA encoding:
- a CDS encoding enoyl-CoA hydratase; translated protein: MSYEQILYEVQDRIATVTLNRPDRLNAWTPVMEREVRAAMTEATADEAVRVIILTGAGRGFCSGADMSGLNNASQSTAKSSSPSERLAVMRAEAYALGPIKGGLDLPQAFSYRHAYFPTVPKPIIAALNGPTAGVGLVVALYADFRFASQATVFTTAFARRGLVAEHGIDWILPRIVGLPNAMDLLLSARKITAEEALQMGLVNKVFAPESFMSEVRAYALELATMVSPRSMRVMKNQLFRAQNLDFGATLHASIPDVAESLSSEDFKEGVAHFVERRPPHFPGR
- a CDS encoding NAD(P)/FAD-dependent oxidoreductase, which translates into the protein MQEQHTTNGHGEAQRFAEAISTANIPTLLMVLVQLTGELHWLEEPYQIARARGMNDNDTGGLPEPLQAKVRKAALDAILAWRAGRPVAIPEPSQELRRKMLSWAVAEAVPTEYDPIIAADLPLAQNDVAEKLPVPDGFAVLIIGAGVSGLCAAIKLQQAGVPFTILEKSTTLGGIWRDNRYPGAGVDTPNHLYSYTFAPYDWTMYFALRDELHAYLEHVAEKFNLRPHIRFETEVKSADYDNETQQWKVAVRRADGARETLQSNILISAVGIFNPVKMPDIKGLERFAGPRFHTAEWPAEVDLTGKRVAMIGNGASAMQTGPEIQHIVKSLTIFQRSPHWVAPNEQFRKPIPEAMRFLLREVPLYRAWYRVRLAWTFGDRVHATLQKDPNWPYADRSLNKANDSHRGYFTQYIVSEIGDKTELLDQVVPTYPPFGKRMLMDNGWYRMLRNEKVKLVADPIVEIGPDRVITKDGTEHEADVLIVATGFDVLRFLTAFEMRGRSGRRLRDVWEDDNAKAYLGMTIPDFPNFFCMYGPNLQPGHGGSLIFVVEMQMRYIMDVLKKMLTQGLGAVECRQDVHDAYNERIDELHANMVWTHPGMETYYRNARGRIVVNSPYRNATYYEMTRTANLGDFVVEPRQS
- a CDS encoding LLM class flavin-dependent oxidoreductase, with the protein product MKVGIQNVFPAHKDYTDRDMYKHETRLLIDAEGMGFDIIWPVEHHFFDYSICPDNMQYLSYIAARTERMELGTGAIILPWNNPMRVVEKMVLLDHLSDGRAVLGLGRGLSRREYAGFGVDMAEARDRFNEAAAIVVQGLETGVVEANTKYYQQARVEIRPRPFKSFKGRRYMVCMSPESFSVAASLGLGSMMFSQTAWEKMAPQLEAYRAEYRQHNHGEEAPPISIVDFVACFPTRKKAEEVARRGITGYYWSLMEHYRMDDAANFATTGASYQHYAKAAEQINAAGHAAVIEEFISSNLWGTPDMIAAALRHRREVIGDFEVNGAFSYDGTPYADVEENMRLFAKEVAPEIKGWQPRTRRQPVDVRPAAAAALAK
- a CDS encoding amidohydrolase family protein, with the protein product MAQFDTIIKGGTVVDGTRVPRYKTDIGIKNGKIAKIGRLHGSDATKVLDATGLIVAPGFIDLHTHYDAQLHWDPYCSIGGWHGVTSVTIGNCGFGFAPVYPKDFERALLSLSRNEAIPLEPMKVSMAPEWETFAQWMDHLDRLPLGINLSQLVPVTPLVAYAMGGFTEAKKRLPNAKEVQTSIRLFHEAMRAGAIGWGAQRLFPESTASVQRDYDGSPMISDILPDDFYLAMARALQDYDAGFIQITQSSATSSDQGVGMHRDMNFSTQLAEQSGHSVIYNALVAHEKIVEPMRLQLKWLNDMVAKGIPVYGQAASVRAPFIINFKDWNLFDDNAAWREATLGTVEEKRAKLANSEFRKTVRAEYDAGTPTRDFIFGELHKYIAIKIEHADLREKYLGLSVEEIAKREHKHIIDAILDISVADNLETEWLGPVVNSDPRVHGEMLSSPASIPGVSDGGAHIKFLTLGVYPTDMLSWLVRDTGTLTLEEAHFRLSTLPAHAAQFKDRGTLREGLAADIVVYDLDNLKALPIEIAYDLPAGEWRRVQKAQGYRWIMVNGGVTFEDGKCTGAVPGKLLRSGRSA
- a CDS encoding winged helix DNA-binding protein; translation: MASVAYKPSAEENSAAILLEFFYPFHYKGGMALEDALRCGQLSRKQVAILWLIRAEGEQGKRMRRKDIERSIQTWFEVSSSAITKALRSMARPPLSLVQILEDPQSAREKQVLLTPKGESFLGTMVTEGQKFLQKILEQLTPKEVSSGIHFLERSIAAQEHILSQSPGRNGKKR